The Plasmodium sp. gorilla clade G2 genome assembly, chromosome: 5 DNA segment tttatttataattatacctttcctttcttttttccttttttattttttttactataaaaaatttaaaaaggttaaccaaattatatatttatatatatataatattattttttttttttttttttttttttttttttttgcacaACCTTTTTAGAATTAAGaaattttaattcttcattcatttatatgtatatatatataatatgtgcacaaaaaaaaaaaaaaaaaaaaaaattttaataaaataaaaaaacaaatatatacatataataatttaaacttttcttttcttcaaataagataaaaaataacTACATATTGGTTAAACaccattttataatatagatctggctttttttttttttttttttttaaaacatattatgtatatatttgatataatagaaacttacacatttttataaacttcgaataaatcatatataacTATTTTCTTCAACACATGCACcacataaacataaaatttatttatttttttcattgaaactttatttttcttttataaataaatatatatatatataaatataaccttaagtatatatatatatatatatatattaacatttcaaatttataagatataatattatatatatatatattatatatatattttttcttttgaattgtatttttaatttttgctcacatatatatatataatataatatatgtattatataaatatttttagttttattcttatattaaaataaaatttgtttcatttataaaaaattttatatttttttttttataaatatttttcttatatatttataataatttaaaaattcgTAAAATTTTGATTGCTtcttgtttaaaaaaaaaaaaaaaaaaattcttttgcCCAAAAAGGTACACACCacaatgtatataaatatatatatatattatgtgaacataatatatttgtatatattaaatatatattaaaataaatataaatataaatataaatattaatatacttgtataaatacattaaaattttacataaaaatattactggagtaaataaataaatattatgcgatatatgttcatattgtatatatgcatatatatattatatgtatatatttttttttttttattttaattaattatatatataattaatatatataatatatatattatatatatgtgtatatatataatatatatcatttttaattttttttttttttttttttttttttaatagaatataaaaggaaataaaaaaattcgaATAAAGAacagatatattataaaaacaagtttatttatattaccaaATTAATCCAagttttaaaattttttttttttttttttttatttttaacaaaCCTATTCCTCTCcccaaatatatatacatatatatatatatatttaaaaatattaatttttatttaattatatttattttttatttatttattcatttattttattattatttttttttttaacatatatatccATTTGTATCAAAAATGATAAGTGGTATTCGAGTAAATGATAAGTGTGTAACCGAATTTAATAACATGAAGATTAGGAAGACATGTGGATGGATTATTTTTGTCATACAAAATTGtgaaataattattcattcAAAAGGTGCTTCAACAACCTTAACAGAATTAGTACAATcaatagataaaaataatgaaattcAATGTGCATATGTTGTGTTCGATGCAGGTACGAAATTTAAATAAGtggattatatattatatgcataagcacacaaataaaaaaaaatatatatatatatatatatatgtgtgtatgtatgtgtgtatttatttatttatttatttatttatatatttattcattttattcattttattccTTTTACAGTAAGCAAAATCCACTTCTTCATGTATGCAAGAGAATCATCCAACTCAAGAGACAGAATGACCTATGCCTCTAGCAAACAAgccatattaaaaaaaattgaaggaGTTAATGTACTAACATCTGTTATTGAAAGCGCACAAGATGTTGCTGatcttaaataaatatataaatgattaatCCTttacctatatatattatgtgaaGAACGTACAAATTTTTACACCATATAAAGATTgcttatttaattaaaaaaaaaaaaaaaaaaaaaaaaaaaaaaaaaaaaaaaaaaaaaaaaaaaaaaataaagaaatgaaaagaaaagaaaagaaaaaataatgaaaaataaagagaaatgaagaaaaatagAAACATTAAcgtacataaatatataaatatataaatatatatatataaatatatatgtatatatatatatatatatatatatatatatatatataaagaaaggccacatgtatatatatgtatatatacatatacctttatatgtgttttatatatatatatttatttatttattcttttttttttttttttaacaagtTCATTATGAAGTGAATCACATAATGTACCTTTTCCTTAAATtcaaaataaacataataacaaaaagaaggaaaattaaatatgattacatattattatatattatttaaaggaattagaaaaaaaaataaaataaatagtataaattaaaacaactatatatacatatatgtattatatatgtttatatatatacttatatttattcatatcattaGACCTTTCaaattcttatatttttccaGAAATTTTATGTATTCCAAAGAatttaaatgtttttatcaacatattttatttatataaatacatgtgTGTACacgttatattttttttttttttttttttttttttttgcattttaaaaaatagaatTATAAAAGTTTAATATTGTACGAACATGCGTTTCTAATTGGACTTTTCAATTTTTCGTAcgtataaattatatatatatgtatatatattaatatatcgaTATATTTATACCCAATTTTTGTCCGTGTTAAGGTTGAATAATATCctttgaagaaaataaaaaaattaaagattttatataattactaATAGTATTCATTCCAATTTATATTAGACATGTTTTAAAGGcctaatttttattaaagtattaaataaaaaaaattaaatcatTATGAGTATAATAGAAGGAACGACATTTAGGTCTTTCCTttccaaaaaataatatatatatatcacataaaaaaataaaattataaatagcAAAACTGATATGGAATAAAAgaagtaaaataaataaatatatatatatatatatatttatgtgtgtaacaaaaaaaattttccttttaataaaatatacatatattaatattgatCTATCATTACCTTATCTtaatttacataaaaaaaaaaaaaaaaaaaaataacataattCCCTGTCCTATTGAAGAGAactcaattttatttttggagTATTGTTCTCTTTACTTAAATCAAATtcatcaaaaaaattatcaataTCCATGtggattttatttttaaaccTTTTATCTATCATTCGTGTTTCTCCAGTActtttaaaagaattataacTTTTGTTCTCATCATGAAAACTATCCTTATGATTTATATTGCTCACATCAGCATACATATTATTcacattattcatattattcatattattcatattgtacatatccatattatttttattattttgcaAAGAAACTTGTCTTTCCTCTTTTAGTTGCTCTTTAAAAGAAACactattttgtatattcttattattaaataaaattgtatCAGATATAAATTGAGGAGACTTAttctcttttatatttttcctaGGCACAGAAAGATTATAATCTATATTGTTAGGATTCCATGTATCAACAAAAAATtgatcattattaatattatcatattgaCTATAATCAAGAATATCttttctattattatcaaatgtGTTTGTCTTCTCAGGACATGTTGAATCGTCTCCATTCATATGTATAGATTccataaaattatttctatCTGTATTAAATTCATTTCTTTCGTTAAAGTCAGTATCTGTTTGTAATTCACCTCCTGATATTGTCATTTCTTTTGTATCTTCTTGGATGTCACCTTTATTCTTTGTAATAATACACTTTATCTTatctataaaattataagacTTTTGAGGATCATACATCTGATTATCTTTgtgttctttttcttctagtaataattcttttttcaaATCAACCATAAGTGATTCCAAAACGTCAAACGCACAGGATCTTATTTGCATATTATCATCTATCATACTTCTAGTGACCATTGGTAATATATTCGATACAAATTTGTTCATACAAAATTgatcatatgtatatttaattgaATGTAATGTTGCTACTTTTGTTTGTATAGACATATCATGTATACCAACTTGGAATAcattttctaatatattttgtttatctgttattatatgttttgaAATTTTAgctatacatataatactGTTAGTTTTAATGCAactatcattttcttttaaattttctaaGAGTACATTAAGAGCAGCTGAtcttatatttgtttttaattttggaaaaagatatataaaattttttatagtttcatttttaatagacatattattatccatgaatccatatatatatggtttatatatttcattcatATGATTATGATTTAGATGCTTTTCTATAAATGGAAAATATTCTAACAATAAATATCTTACTGTTCTATCAGTTAAATgaaaacattttaaaaatatagatccATATACCATTTTCTCAAATTCTTCACTTGATATATCTTTtgaaatatgtaatataatttttaaacattttatataattctcaaatatatctatattctTACATAATTCTGGTAATATCATTTGAACTTTTACATctaaagatatattatcaatatattcaaataaattatcTAAAAATATGCTTTTCTCGATTTTACTTCTCATATGTATTTCTGTTAAAAATAACATGGTTCtaacaatataattattattttttaaattttcatcatttaatatattattcaaatttatttcactacaattatatgtattcaacatattatatactttatGTAAGTTATGTGGTATATAATCCATTTTGTCTTTCTCATAATTCacattaaaaataagaaatgtCATACTACTATGAGGATCACTACATAAATAATTCGTCATACTATaagtattattatctatattatttccaactctatataatatttcattattttcattacctgtagaacaaatatatttcttataggACCATAtcattaataatatcaaacCATTACAATCAATATAGGTtgaatgtatattatttggtatatttattttatatccataactacaaaatatatgatcttttatatcattatatatattagatataCTCATATTCTTCTCATGAATACAATCGAAATTACTTAATTTCCATCTACCTTTGGAATTTACAAATATTGATAAAGGATTAATCAAACCGTGGATATAATTAcaagaattaataaaatgaatagatctcattatttcatataaacCCCATATAGGATCactctttattttttcatatatcaATGGTACACATTTCTCTGttactatatatatccttttctcattttcatatgtatccaatacttttaaaatattaggatgaattaattttttagaaTATGACAAATGattctttatatatcttttcaCATAAGttgtttctttattattcttctcatatataaatacacaaACATCTTCACAATTCTTATCATGCCCTTCATACATTTCATAATAACCAATCTTTATATCATACTCTATCTTTTTACCtatcatataattaaaacTAGATGGTAAATCACCAAAAAGTTTATTCACAAAATATTGTAACattttaacaaaaaataataatataatataatataaaatatatataacttgaatattttattattctattattttctttttatgttTTCCTTTATACTATTCAAATAaatccacatatatatatatatatatatatatatatatatatttatatatatttatgtataatatttgtgaactcttttaatttatcctGAACAACgctaaatattatattgttcaAAGGTtacaatgaaaatattaaataactacaatttccatatatatgtaatccATCCTTTTTTaacatacaaatatatatatatatatatattattactatacatatattttattttttatgtcgTCCTAatcatttttcattttaatccTTTTTCGAAATATAGATTACATATAATCAAAGATTTATAGTTAATTCAATTTTCCAAATAACGAAccaagaaaatattttattttaatttacaaaaaaataaaaataaaataaaataaaaaattcacatatacatatatatatataacaacaacttttaataattttactaAAACAAATactcttctttttttttttttttttttttttttcttctttttatagTCGTCACAATATTTTACATGCATATAACAAATTTCACAAccttcaaaatatttttttattctttaaaattttttttcgtcatattatatatttatatgaattaataaaaatgaggaGGGGATTTATGCATATagtgtttaatttttttttttttttttttcttcttcacaaaaatattatataatttattatatatatttggaaaaaatatatatttatataaatatatatattttatcatattaataatttctcaaatattattatacatcttttgaattatttttacaaaaaaaaaaagaaaaaaaaaatgggaaCTTTAAAtggataatatttatatgtatataattatgtgtcgtatatataaatcatataataatataaatatatccacaacaaaaaaaaaaaaaacaaataaatatatatatatatatatatatatatatatatatatctttatatatatatatatttctacccttttaaaagaataaattcGCCAGAGTATACAACTTTCTGGtccttccttttttttattattttccccTTTTTTTATTGGTGTTccgtaatatatttatatttcctaAAATATGCTTGAGCTAgttgtaaattttttatgttttcttCGACCAttctctttttctttattttagtGATAAGTGCACTAGTTATACAACATAAATTTCTATAACATTTCAAGTTGGCATTTATGATATCCCGAATTTTATGAACCGcttccttttttaaaaataccaTGGTATGGCCAACCTAAAAAgttaaataaatgaatatatatatacatatatatatatatatatatatatatatatatatatttatatatatttatttatttatatatctatattttaaCCTTATATGAATCCTTTTCAAAGTTTCTTTCCAACAACATGGATACTTTAGTTTTTTCATCCAAGCTTGAGTCATTTGAAACCGCAATATccaaatattgataataactTAAGAAAGAAGCAAAAGTATATTTAtactgaaaaaaatattttatatttaatgtttCAACAatagataaagaaaataattgaGGATATACTTTTTTGGGATTAAAgttatttttctcttttgtttcatttggtttaatacattttataaaatatatatttgtgttcTTTAAATAggaacatatttttttgagattttctaaatatttataagttattaaatttttacgTCCTAATGAATCCGTAACTTCAGTATCATCATAAAggttattaattaatttgtTATTCGACACCTAATcaaaaagataaataaataaataaataaatatataaataaataaataaatatataaataaataaataaatatataaataaataaataaatatatatatatatatatatatatatatatcattttatatttttatgtttattctCCGATCACTCGTCCTCACCTTCAATAATTTCAAAATATTAGGTGAAAGGATGtccttattttttgaaatgaAATTAGAAATACTATATGTTACATCACTTACAGTATGCTTAATTACAAAACTTCCAGTTATGTCCTTCTTACATATGGAATAATGCTCATTCTTAgaaaatttatttgtataaacACTTACAACCGacttaattattaaaaaaaaaataaataaatataaatatatatatatatttatataattcaaagATATACTAttaacacacatatataaataagttttatcaatatattcatatatttacacacatattatgtatttatttattatatatataaatatatatatatttttttttaaaacccACTTCTTCCTTCTTTCCAGGTGCTAAACAATTATCTTccaatatagaaataatagaTGTTTTACCTCTTAATAAATCTATTATACTatcattatttgtatattttactGATTCAATTATGATTCcttcctttttatataaattactttctttttcatatacaacaaataaatatatattatgtatctCCTCATTTGCTATATTAATTAGCAACTGTTCTAATGAATTCTTAACAAAAATCTCAAATCCAAAAATATCCAAAATACCTATGAAATTATctaattctttattattatttaaaaaattatttattcttttcgtAATGTATTCAaatatcttattatatatatctttagaTATTGATCTACATATTGATAAAGACTCTTCTATGCTTAAAGGAATTTGAATTTTCTGATTAGCTATACTTTTTTCAGTAATTACTAAACTATTTTTTAAACTCTCATAATCTATACCTAATAATTCACTAGCCTCATTAACTACTTTTAAGTTCTCATCATCAATCTCACTACAGTTAGATTTACCATCCTTTTCGATCCCATTAAATTGAATATTTCCCAAAAGTAACAACcctaaataataataatatatatatattcataatatatgacttgtcattatatataatcactcctaattatttttaaatcctTACCTGACAAAGTAAGAAAAAGGTCATCTTTTAAATCAgacattttcattttatcaaAAGATATCATTAAATTTTCAAAATCCTTTGCGTCGTCAATTTCTGtatgtttaataaatatatgaattatgtTTTAACCAtatagtaaatatataagtatatatatatatatatatatataggtatgtatgtatgtatgtatgtatgtttttatttactaCGTACCAggaatgtttatatatttattcgaaatatatttataatcttCTTctgattttattttgtacttttttttcatttcatcaTTCATTCCTTTCAGAATTCCATAAAAAATGTGATAACATCGTTCGTCTGGTTCctattatttttcaaattttaagataaaatatgtaaatatgtaaatatataaatatattcatatatatttatattatttatttcaattaACCTGTGATACTACTCTTATTTTTTCcagtaaaaatatttctatacTTGATGATacaatattttgattttcatCTAGTTGGATTTTAATATACTTTCCATATCTACTCGAATTGTTATTCTTTACAGTTTTTGCATTACCAAACGcctaattaaaatattatagaaaaaagataaacatatatattatatatatatatatatatatatatatatatattcacatatCTTGTCTCCCTACCTCCAGTATAAAGTTCGAGTCCCATAACGTTTTTGATATATCATTATCCTCCTTAACACcagataaataaaatttgatTACAAGTTTGGACGCTTCTGTTTTTCCTGATCCACTTTCTCCACTTATAATTATTGATTGactattttttgtatttataaaatcaaGCATTGCATCCTTCGCATATGTATACACGTGAGGTGGTAATAAATCAGTGTTCTTATTCTTATACTCATTCATATCAGTATCAATTACTTGATAAGGATTTACCGATATTAGCATTGGCTCAgctatagtatatatataattcttttcatATCTTAAAGCTAATGTGTTTAATACCTCTGCAGAGTTTTGATGAACCATATCATTTAATCGATgactatttatatttaccatATTATTGcaattaaataaatgttCCTTTTTCACAGTATATACACTATTAGTTTCAGGAGATATTTCTTTTACCTCATAATTATCTCCATTTATATTAAGAACTtgacatttaaaaaaaaccaAATCAGGATATAGGTCAACATTTGGACTTTTATAAGTCCACacataaaaattttcattgtcacttttatttataaatgtacTATTAATCCTGAAGTAATTATTAAATTCGTTAATTTTATTcaccattattatattttattcattaataatatatgttctatattatatatatatatatatatatatatatatatatatattttttttttacaacatTTCTTtctaaaaaaaggaaaatataaatttacacgtgcatatatatatcgtAATGCACTCATGTAatttcataatttatatatattttttttttttctccgcTTCCAATcaatattcttataatttaaataaatatacaaatgaatGATCTCATTGTGCtcatacttttttttttttttttttttttcttactattgttgtttttatatatggaaaaaattatactttaaaaaattataattcaaatgtaagtatttttaattatttctttgGTAGTATGTATGTACTGGCAAatgtgtataaatataatatatatatatatatatatttaattattttattgacCAATTCTACATGTCATAAAacctttttaaataaatattgtttttaAGAAGGAacacatattttataaataaatacatttaaattaaaaaatgtacaACAAGATTTAAACTCAactatatatgaaaaaaaaaaaaaaaaaaaaaaaaaaaaataacatgaTCTGGTTTTTCTCtaccaattttttttttttttttttttttttttttgtgtgcaccttatttttttgtatgaaCTGTtcaggaaaaaaaataaaactaatttccacaaaaaaaaaaaaaaaaaa contains these protein-coding regions:
- a CDS encoding actin-depolymerizing factor 1, with translation MISGIRVNDKCVTEFNNMKIRKTCGWIIFVIQNCEIIIHSKGASTTLTELVQSIDKNNEIQCAYVVFDAVSKIHFFMYARESSNSRDRMTYASSKQAILKKIEGVNVLTSVIESAQDVADLK
- a CDS encoding protein kinase, putative, coding for MLQYFVNKLFGDLPSSFNYMIGKKIEYDIKIGYYEMYEGHDKNCEDVCVFIYEKNNKETTYVKRYIKNHLSYSKKLIHPNILKVLDTYENEKRIYIVTEKCVPLIYEKIKSDPIWGLYEIMRSIHFINSCNYIHGLINPLSIFVNSKGRWKLSNFDCIHEKNMSISNIYNDIKDHIFCSYGYKINIPNNIHSTYIDCNGLILLMIWSYKKYICSTGNENNEILYRVGNNIDNNTYSMTNYLCSDPHSSMTFLIFNVNYEKDKMDYIPHNLHKVYNMLNTYNCSEINLNNILNDENLKNNNYIVRTMLFLTEIHMRSKIEKSIFLDNLFEYIDNISLDVKVQMILPELCKNIDIFENYIKCLKIILHISKDISSEEFEKMVYGSIFLKCFHLTDRTVRYLLLEYFPFIEKHLNHNHMNEIYKPYIYGFMDNNMSIKNETIKNFIYLFPKLKTNIRSAALNVLLENLKENDSCIKTNSIICIAKISKHIITDKQNILENVFQVGIHDMSIQTKVATLHSIKYTYDQFCMNKFVSNILPMVTRSMIDDNMQIRSCAFDVLESLMVDLKKELLLEEKEHKDNQMYDPQKSYNFIDKIKCIITKNKGDIQEDTKEMTISGGELQTDTDFNERNEFNTDRNNFMESIHMNGDDSTCPEKTNTFDNNRKDILDYSQYDNINNDQFFVDTWNPNNIDYNLSVPRKNIKENKSPQFISDTILFNNKNIQNSVSFKEQLKEERQVSLQNNKNNMDMYNMNNMNNMNNVNNMYADVSNINHKDSFHDENKSYNSFKSTGETRMIDKRFKNKIHMDIDNFFDEFDLSKENNTPKIKLSSLQ
- a CDS encoding myosin B is translated as MVNKINEFNNYFRINSTFINKSDNENFYVWTYKSPNVDLYPDLVFFKCQVLNINGDNYEVKEISPETNSVYTVKKEHLFNCNNMVNINSHRLNDMVHQNSAEVLNTLALRYEKNYIYTIAEPMLISVNPYQVIDTDMNEYKNKNTDLLPPHVYTYAKDAMLDFINTKNSQSIIISGESGSGKTEASKLVIKFYLSGVKEDNDISKTLWDSNFILEAFGNAKTVKNNNSSRYGKYIKIQLDENQNIVSSSIEIFLLEKIRVVSQEPDERCYHIFYGILKGMNDEMKKKYKIKSEEDYKYISNKYINIPEIDDAKDFENLMISFDKMKMSDLKDDLFLTLSGLLLLGNIQFNGIEKDGKSNCSEIDDENLKVVNEASELLGIDYESLKNSLVITEKSIANQKIQIPLSIEESLSICRSISKDIYNKIFEYITKRINNFLNNNKELDNFIGILDIFGFEIFVKNSLEQLLINIANEEIHNIYLFVVYEKESNLYKKEGIIIESVKYTNNDSIIDLLRGKTSIISILEDNCLAPGKKEESVVSVYTNKFSKNEHYSICKKDITGSFVIKHTVSDVTYSISNFISKNKDILSPNILKLLKVSNNKLINNLYDDTEVTDSLGRKNLITYKYLENLKKICSYLKNTNIYFIKCIKPNETKEKNNFNPKKVYPQLFSLSIVETLNIKYFFQYKYTFASFLSYYQYLDIAVSNDSSLDEKTKVSMLLERNFEKDSYKVGHTMVFLKKEAVHKIRDIINANLKCYRNLCCITSALITKIKKKRMVEENIKNLQLAQAYFRKYKYITEHQ